From Vigna unguiculata cultivar IT97K-499-35 chromosome 5, ASM411807v1, whole genome shotgun sequence, the proteins below share one genomic window:
- the LOC114184819 gene encoding isoliquiritigenin 2'-O-methyltransferase-like: MGSCFSEKENHVVVEKTDTEATLRAMVLGSNVVFPAALNAAIELNVFDIIAKEGSAESDGFMSPSEISSKLLIPTQQQHHRDLTNRLERLLRLLASYSLLTVSSRSDGDGGSVRVYGVSASGKYFVRDENGDGYLASFTSFLCHPALSGVWLNFKEVVIDPEIDLFKKVHGMSKFEYFGKYPEINHVFNTAMHDICTTHMKKILEVYTGYEGISTLVDVGGGTGQCLKMIISKYPLIKGINFDLPHVIENSPPIPGVEHVGGNMFEGVPQGDAIMLKAITHNWSDEKVIELLSNCHKALPPKGKVIVGDFILPEDPEPTNEHKMISILDNIMFITPGGRERTEKEFDTLGKSSGFSRFEVVCRAFSTMALMEFYK, encoded by the exons ATGGGATCGTGTTTTTCAGAGAAAGAGAACCATGTTGTGGTGGAAAAAACCGACACTGAAGCCACCCTCCGTGCCATGGTGCTGGGTTCCAACGTGGTGTTTCCGGCGGCTCTAAACGCTGCAATTGAGCTCAACGTGTTTGACATAATTGCGAAGGAAGGTTCAGCGGAGAGTGATGGGTTCATGTCACCTTCTGAAATCTCTTCTAagttattaataccaacacagcAACAACACCACCGTGATTTGACCAATCGACTGGAGCGTTTGCTGCGATTGCTTGCTAGCTACTCTCTTCTCACTGTTTCTTCTCGCAGCGACGGAGATGGTGGCAGCGTGAGAGTTTATGGGGTGTCAGCATCGGGTAAATACTTCGTGCGTGATGAAAATGGTGATGGTTACCTCGCTTCTTTCACTTCGTTTCTGTGTCACCCTGCATTATCCGGAGTGTG GCTGAATTTTAAGGAAGTGGTTATTGATCCTGAGATTGACCTATTCAAGAAGGTTCATGGAATGTCCAAGTTCGAATACTTTGGGAAATATCCTGAAATAAACCACGTATTTAACACAGCAATGCATGACATTTGCACCACCCACATGAAAAAAATACTTGAAGTATACACAGGATACGAGGGCATATCAACTTTGGTTGATGTAGGAGGTGGAACTGGACAGTGTCTCAAAATGATCATCTCCAAATACCCTTTAATTAAGGGAATTAATTTTGACCTCCCACATGTAATTGAAAACTCACCACCCATTCCAG GGGTTGAGCATGTTGGGGGGAATATGTTTGAAGGTGTTCCACAGGGTGACGCAATCATGCTTAAG GCTATAACCCATAACTGGTCCGATGAAAAAGTCatagaacttttgagcaattgtcACAAAGCTTTGCCACCAAAGGGAAAGGTCATTGTTGGGGATTTCATACTGCCAGAAGATCCAGAACCCACAAATGAGCATAAAATGATTTCAATTCTTGATAACATCATGTTTATTACTCCTGGTGGAAGGGAAAGAACTGAGAAAGAATTTGATACTCTGGGCAAGAGTTCTGGATTTTCTAGATTTGAAGTTGTCTGTCGTGCTTTCTCTACCATGGCGCTGATGGAATTTTACAAATAA
- the LOC114184817 gene encoding probable mitochondrial saccharopine dehydrogenase-like oxidoreductase At5g39410, whose amino-acid sequence MEEERNGGRFDVVILGASGFTGKYVLREALKFLNTPSSPLKSIAIAGRSPRKLSQALEWASRPNPPLSLPILTADTADPSSLRALCARTRLLLNCVGPFRLHGEPVVAACAAAGCDYLDISGEPEFMERVEATHHDRAKESGALVISACGFDSVPAELGLMFNSRQWVEPAAPNRVEAYVALESEKRIVGNFATYESAVLGVANAHKLQQLRRSRPRKPRPQIPGPPPSKGETIENQKKIGLWAVKLPSADSIVVRRTLSLLTENPHGLPGLNESAEMVEKREAFWPTVKPAHFGVKIGTKSLLGILRIIMVGVFIGLFGSTSFGRWLLLKFPEIFSLGWFRKKGPSEEEVESASFKMWFVGHGFSDRTIAVQGNTKPDMEIVTRVMGPEIGYLTTPIILIQCALILLSQRKNLPKGGVYPPGIIFGPTDLQEKLQENGISFDVISKSSISS is encoded by the exons ATGGAGGAAGAACGAAACGGTGGTCGTTTCGATGTTGTAATACTGGGGGCGTCGGGCTTCACAGGCAAATACGTTCTCCGAGAAGCCCTCAAATTCCTGAACACTCCATCCTCGCCGCTCAAGTCCATCGCCATAGCGGGCCGAAGCCCACGAAAGCTTTCCCAGGCCCTGGAATGGGCCTCCCGGCCCAATCCTCCACTCTCTCTCCCCATCCTCACCGCCGACACCGCCGACCCGTCCTCCCTCCGCGCCCTCTGCGCCCGCACGCGCCTCCTCCTCAACTGTGTCGGACCCTTCCGCCTCCACGGCGAGCCTGTCGTCGCTGCCTGCGCGGCCGCCGGCTGTGACTACCTTGACATCTCCGGCGAGCCCGAGTTCATGGAGCGCGTCGAGGCCACGCACCACGACCGCGCGAAGGAGAGCGGCGCGCTTGTGATCTCCGCTTGCGGCTTCGACTCCGTGCCCGCGGAGCTCGGCCTGATGTTCAACTCGAGGCAGTGGGTGGAGCCCGCGGCGCCGAACCGCGTGGAGGCTTACGTGGCGCTCGAATCGGAGAAGAGGATTGTGGGAAACTTTGCCACTTACGAATCCGCGGTTCTCGGCGTTGCCAATGCGCATAAGTTACAGCAACTCAGAAGGTCGCGGCCTAGAAAACCTAGGCCTCAG ATCCCTGGACCTCCTCCTTCAAAAGGAGAAACTATAGAGAACCAGAAGAAAATTGGCCTTTGGGCAGTGAAGCTACCTTCAGCAGATTCAATAGTAGTTCGAAGAACTCTGTCACTTCTAACAGAAAACCCACATGGTCTCCCTGGGCTGAATGAGAGTGCTGAAATGGTTGAGAAAAGAGAAGCCTTCTGGCCAACTGTGAAACCAGCTCATTTTGGTGTGAAAATAGGCACAAAATCTTTGTTGGGCATTCTCCGAATCATCATGGTTGGAGTTTTCATTGGTCTTTTCGGAAGCACTAGTTTCGGAAGGTGGCTTCTTTTGAAATTTCCTGAAATATTCAGCCTTGGATGGTTCAGGAAGAAGGGCCCCTCCGAAGAGGAGGTGGAAAGTGCTTCCTTCAAGATGTGGTTTGTTGGACATGGTTTTAGTGATAGGACTATTGCTGTTCAGGGAAACACAAAACCTGACATGGAGATTGTAACAAGGGTAATGGGACCTGAAATTGGATATCTAACTACACCAATAATTCTCATTCAGTGTGCTCTCATTCTTCTCAGCCAACGCAAGAACCTTCCTAAAGGAGGAGTTTACCCTCCTGGGATTATCTTTGGTCCAACTGATCTTCAGGAAAAACTTCAAGAAAATGGAATATCCTTTGATGTCATCTCAAAAAGCAGTATTTCTTCTTGA
- the LOC114184820 gene encoding uncharacterized protein LOC114184820: protein MEACFLSHNSFAISTDQLIPTIRNASLSHSKRSSQPFHCRKVRTPFPISCCHMSSSSSPLYDDEKPRLSGDWRSFRAKLVAGEQLQRPEEVSKVNDLDTVVDHPPLVTIADKWAHVIHEPEKGCLLIATEKLDGVHIFERTVILLLSTGPIGPSGIILNRPSLMSIKETRSTALDVEGTFSNSPLFFGGPLEEGLFLLSPKEGEGGDDGVAKSGVFEEVMKGLYYGSKESVGCAAEMVKRNVVGLGEFRFFDGYCGWEREQLRDEIRAGYWTVAACSPSVVGLGRVGSVGLWDEVLGLMSRRKVM, encoded by the exons ATGGAAGCATGTTTTCTCTCCCACAATTCCTTCGCCATATCCACAGATCAACTCATCCCCACTATCAGAAACGCCTCTCTATCACACTCCAAGCGATCTTCTCAACCTTTCCACTGCAGAAAAGTTAGAACCCCATTTCCCATATCAT GTTGCCacatgtcatcatcatcatcaccgtTGTATGACGATGAGAAGCCCAGGCTAAGCGGTGACTGGCGATCTTTCCGTGCAAAACTGGTGGCAGGAGAGCAATTGCAAAGGCCGGAGGAGGTTTCTAAGGTGAATGATCTGGACACTGTGGTGGATCATCCTCCACTCGTCACCATTGCCGATAAATGGGCCCACGTAATCCACGAGCCCGAAAAGGGGTGCTTGCTAATTGCCACCGAAAAGCTGGATGGGGTCCACATCTTCGAGCGGACGGTGATCCTTCTGCTGTCAACTGGGCCCATAGGGCCATCAGGGATCATCCTGAATAGACCGTCCCTGATGTCCATCAAGGAGACGAGATCAACGGCGTTGGATGTGGAGGGGACGTTTTCCAACAGTCCCTTGTTCTTTGGGGGACCCTTGGAAGAAGGGCTGTTTCTATTGAGTCCAAAAGAGGGTGAGGGTGGTGATGACGGGGTGGCGAAGAGTGGGGTGTTTGAGGAAGTGATGAAGGGGTTGTATTATGGGTCAAAAGAGAGTGTGGGTTGTGCTGCGGAAATGGTGAAGAGGAATGTGGTTGGGCTTGGGGAGTTTAGGTTCTTTGATGGCTACTGTGGCTGGGAGAGAGAGCAACTGAGAGATGAGATAAGGGCTGGTTATTGGACTGTGGCTGCCTGCAGCCCAAGTGTTGTTGGGCTTGGGAGAGTCGGAAGTGTTGGGCTTTGGGATGAAGTTCTCGGGCTTATGTCCAGAAGAAAGGTCATGTGA
- the LOC114184822 gene encoding uncharacterized protein LOC114184822 yields the protein MNGSAKCSGGKSDIWPFLHSTCMALIPIRISGSASLVAYRARNPYAHIETTLISEDVIELLPEKCYHGRMFKKRACPIDSLSLKLSMLEKVLKSLLGRKILQGQLFGLLKANIKASAVVRFHIELERDIRNNVTLNRTIPDWRTKPSFERFLFEILARVEENRLKPLLITKVKPFTGSVSVSWANLMSNMSYTKLRPVFLPQEPLTLDVKW from the coding sequence ATGAATGGAAGTGCCAAGTGTAGTGGAGGGAAGAGTGACATTTGGCCCTTTCTGCATTCAACTTGCATGGCTCTGATTCCTATTCGCATATCAGGGTCTGCATCTTTGGTTGCTTATAGAGCTCGAAATCCCTATGCACACATAGAAACTACATTGATTTCAGAGGATGTTATTGAGCTGCTTCCAGAAAAATGTTACCATGGTCGTATGTTTAAAAAGCGAGCATGTCCAATTGATTCCTTAAGTTTGAAATTAAGTATGTTGGAGAAAGTTTTGAAGAGTCTTCTTGGTCGTAAGATACTTCAAGGTCAGCTTTTTGGCCTTCTCAAAGCAAATATTAAAGCATCAGCTGTTGTAAGGTTCCACATAGAATTAGAAAGAGACATAAGGAATAATGTCACTCTTAATCGTACGATTCCTGATTGGAGAACAAAGCCTAGTTTTGAAAGGTTTTTGTTTGAGATACTGGCCAGAGTTGAGGAAAACAGGCTCAAGCCTCTTTTAATCACGAAGGTAAAACCTTTTACTGGATCTGTTTCGGTTTCGTGGGCCAATTTGATGTCGAATATGTCATATACAAAGTTGAGACCCGTTTTTCTTCCTCAAGAACCTCTTACACTGGATGTGAAATGGTAG
- the LOC114184816 gene encoding pentatricopeptide repeat-containing protein At3g29230, which yields MQMQIPVGGRVPTWFSRRRLLEEKLCYLHKCTNLNHVNQILAQILKANLHRDLFVAPKLIAAFSLCRHLTAAVNVFNQLPHPNVHLYNCIIRAHANNHSHPSLPFNAFLQMQKSGLFPDNFTYPSLLKACIDSSSLPLVRMIHAHVEKFGLYGDIFVPNSLIDSYSRCGSSGLDAAMSLFLAMEERDVVTWNSMIGGLVRCGELECACKLFDEMPERDMVSWNIMLDGYTKAGEMEKAFELFERMPERNVVSWSTMVCGYSKAGDMDMARVLFDRCPGKNVVLWTTIIAGYAEKGNAREATELYGKMEEAGLRPDDGFLFSILAACAESGMLELGRRIHTSVKKWRFRCSSKVLNAFIDMYAKCGCLDAASEVFTGMMAKRDVVSWNSMIQGFAMHGHGKKALELFSRMVDEGFEPDRCTFIGLLCACTHAGLVDEGRKCFYSMEKVYGIVPEIEHYGCMVDLLGRGGHLEEAFTLLRSMPMKPNAIILGTLLNACRMHNDVDLARAVCEQLFKLEPSDAGNYSLLSNIYAQAGDWMNVANVRLQMKNTGRQKPSGASFIEVEQEVHEFTVFDQSHPKSDDIYRMIDRLVEDLQQVGFVPMTHQ from the coding sequence ATGCAAATGCAAATTCCGGTGGGAGGGAGAGTGCCCACATGGTTTTCTCGCCGGAGATTACTGGAAGAGAAGCTCTGCTACCTCCACAAGTGCACCAACCTCAACCATGTCAACCAAATCCTTGCCCAAATTCTCAAAGCCAATCTCCACCGTGACCTCTTCGTCGCTCCCAAACTCATCGCCGCCTTCTCCCTCTGCCGCCACCTCACTGCCGCCGTCAACGTCTTCAACCAGCTCCCCCACCCCAACGTCCACCTCTACAACTGCATCATCAGAGCTCACGCCAACAACCACTCACACCCCTCTCTACCCTTCAACGCTTTCCTCCAAATGCAGAAAAGCGGTCTCTTCCCTGATAACTTCACCTACCCTTCTCTCCTTAAGGCTTGTATCGACTCTTCCTCGCTCCCCTTGGTCCGAATGATTCATGCCCATGTTGAAAAATTCGGTCTTTACGGGGATATTTTCGTGCCCAATTCACTCATTGATTCGTACTCCAGGTGCGGGAGTTCCGGGCTTGATGCGGCCATGAGCTTGTTTTTGGCCATGGAGGAAAGGGATGTGGTCACTTGGAACTCCATGATTGGTGGGTTGGTCCGATGTGGGGAATTGGAGTGTGCGTGCAAGctgtttgatgaaatgcctGAAAGGGATATGGTTAGTTGGAACATAATGTTGGATGGGTACACCAAGGCGGGGGAGATGGAGAAGGCGTTTGAGCTGTTTGAGAGAATGCCTGAGAGGAATGTTGTTTCATGGTCGACTATGGTTTGTGGGTATAGTAAGGCTGGTGACATGGACATGGCGAGGGTGCTGTTTGATAGGTGTCCGGGGAAGAATGTGGTGCTTTGGACGACGATAATAGCGGGGTATGCAGAGAAGGGGAATGCGAGGGAGGCGACGGAGTTATATGGGAAAATGGAGGAGGCTGGGTTGAGGCCTGATGATGGGTTTTTGTTCAGTATTTTGGCGGCCTGTGCTGAATCTGGAATGCTTGAGTTAGGGAGGAGAATTCACACGTCTGTGAAGAAGTGGAGGTTTAGATGTAGCAGTAAGGTGTTGAATGCGTTTATTGATATGTACGCCAAGTGTGGTTGTTTGGATGCTGCGTCTGAAGTCTTTACTGGAATGATGGCGAAGAGAGATGTGGTGTCTTGGAATTCCATGATCCAGGGGTTTGCCATGCACGGACATGGCAAGAAAGCGCTTGAGCTTTTCTCTAGGATGGTAGACGAAGGTTTTGAGCCAGATAGATGTACATTTATTGGCCTCTTGTGTGCTTGCACCCATGCAGGACTTGTTGACGAAGGGCGCAAATGCTTTTACTCAATGGAGAAAGTGTACGGGATTGTTCCTGAAATTGAGCATTATGGTTGCATGGTGGACCTTCTTGGACGTGGGGGACACCTAGAAGAAGCTTTCACGCTTCTGCGCAGCATGCCTATGAAACCAAATGCCATTATATTGGGTACTCTTTTGAATGCTTGTCGGATGCATAATGATGTAGATCTTGCAAGAGCGGTGTGTGAACAACTGTTTAAGTTGGAGCCATCAGATGCTGGGAATTACTCCCTTCTGTCAAATATTTATGCTCAAGCAGGAGATTGGATGAATGTGGCCAATGTAAGGTTACAAATGAAGAACACAGGAAGGCAAAAGCCTTCAGGGGCTAGTTTCATAGAGGTAGAGCAAGAAGTGCACGAATTTACTGTATTTGATCAGTCACACCCTAAATCTGATGATATATATCGGATGATTGATAGATTGGTTGAGGACCTCCAGCAGGTTGGATTTGTTCCAATGACACACCAATAG